The Culex pipiens pallens isolate TS chromosome 2, TS_CPP_V2, whole genome shotgun sequence DNA window CTCGGTTCTTGATCTGGTTGATGTGCGACCGCACAAGACGGTCTCCGTCGCCCAACACGTTGTACATCACTCGACCGACTTTCTCGATGACTACACCCGGAAGCCAACTCCAGGTGTTCTTGGCGTAGACCTTCACAAACACGGCGTCGCCTCGGTTGAGGGACCGTGTCTTAACTTCTGGCAGCTGGACTGGTTCAGGTGGTTTGCTCGGCGGAGGACGAAGTAGTTCCAGACAAGTCCTGACACGTCGACCGAACATCACTTCAGATGGCGAGAGGCCATCCGGTGCTGATTGGTTTGGAGTACTTCGGTAAGTCAGCAGAAAAGTGTCCAGTGCAGCGTCCATTTTTCCTCTCCCCTCTCGAATCTTTTTCACCGCGCGCTTGAACGTATCGACAAAACGTTCTGCCTGACCGTTAGACTGGGGGTGAAACGGGGCAGTGGTGACGTGGTCGATCCCGTTTTCGGCGCAGAACTGCGCGAACTCGGCGCTGGTGAACTGGGTTCCGTTATCCGATACCAGCTTTTCCGGCATCCCCAGACGTGCGAACAAGCTTCGCAGGATGGCAATCGTTGCGATGCTTGTGATCCGGCGTGTCTGCACAATCTCTGGCCACTTGGTGTAGGAGTCGATGACCAGCAGAAAGTACTCACCATCGATCGGCCCGGCGTAGTCGACATGGACGCGCTGCCACGGACGTGCTGATTTCGGCCAGGGGATCGGAGGGGCGTGCGCCGGTGCCTTGGAAGCAGCGGCACAGTGTGGACACGTTCGCACGTAATCAGCAATCTCGACGTCCAGCGAAGGCCAGTACACGTAGCTGCGGGCCACAGCTTTCATGCGGCCGATTCCAGGGTGGCCTTGGTGGAGTTGGTCGAGACATCGCTTGCGCAGGTGAGAGGGAACCACGAGACGGTCGCAGAAGAGAATGCACCCCTGCAGGGTCGTGAGCGAATCGCTCTGGTTGTGGAACCGCTTGAGCTCACGGTCGGCGCTGGCAGGCAGTGCTTTGGGCCAGCCTTCTTGGACGTACCGGTAGACCTTGTTCAGGACCGGATCCGTGTGGGTGCTATCTCGTACCGTCTTGAAGCTGAGGGGCAAAACGTCGAACGACTCGAACGCTGCTGATCGGACGTCATCCTCGAGTGTGACGGCTGCAATCACGTAGTCTTCGTCGGGTTTCACGTGGCGGTTGATCAGCCGAGACAGGATGTCGGCATGTCCAAACTTGTCCGTGGCCACGTACTCGATGGTGAAGTCGTACATGAGCAGCATTAGGGCCCAGCGCTGCAACCGGTTGGCGGTGTACACTGGAATGCCTTTGGGTGACCCGAAGATGCGCAAGAGCGGGGCATGGTCCGTCTGCAGCCGGAAGTGCCGGCCGAACACCATGCGATGGAACTTGGTGATCGCAAAGATGATGGCAAGTCCTTCTCGATCGATCTGGCTGTAGTTGCGTTCGGCGGGTGCTAGTGCTCTCGACGCGTGCTGCACGACCTTGACTGACCCGTCCGGGAAGCGATGGCTGATGGTCGCTCCGAGGCCGATCGACGACGCGTCTGCTGAGACGATGATCTCCAGGGCCGGATTGTAGTGCGTCAGCAGAAGGTCGGATGAGAGGATCTCCTTGAACTTGTTGAAGGCACGTTCGCAATCGGGCGTCCAATCGAACTTGGCGCCCGCCTTCAGCAGTTCGTCCAGGGGGTAGCGGAGCGCTCGCATGTTGGGGACAAACTTTCCATAGTAATTTATTGCCCCAAGGAAAGAGCGCACTCCGGACACGTCGGTTGGAGCCGGCATCATCTTGATGGACTCGATCTTCGCGGGATCCGGACGTGTACCATGCTGGTCCAGCAGGTGCCCCAAATACTTGATCTGCTTGCGACCGAACGAGCACTTTTCAAGTCGGACTGTGAATCCGAAGTCTTCCAAGCGTTGAAAAAGTGCGTTGAGGTTATGCCAGTGTTCTTCTTCTGTCGCTCCGCCAACTACGATGTCGTCGATGTACCCGCAGGTCTGCTTGAGTCCAGCCAACATAGTTTCCACTATTTGCTGGAACGCCCCAGGTGCGGGTTTGACTCCGGGCGCAAGACGGTTGACCTTGTAGATGCCCCGGTGAGTGTTGATCGACAGGAGTAGGCTCGAAACATCATCGACCTCCACTTGTAGGTAGGAGTCTGACATGTCGATAATGCTGAAAAACTTGCAGCTGGAGAGCTTCATGAAGATGTCCTGCGGCAGCGGAAGGGGGTACTGGTTCGGCTGCAGAGCCGCGTTCAGCCCGGTAGAATAGTCCCCGCAGATCCGGATTGTGCCGTTCGCCTTGCGGACGACTACGATTGGAGCGGCCCACTCCGAGTAGTCGACAGGCGAGATGATGTTTAACCGCTCCAGGCGGTCGAGCTCCTCGTCCACGGCGCTGTACATGGCGTATGCGACCGGACGCTTTGGGCGGAACACTGGCTTCTGGTCAGGCTTGAGCTCCAACTTCACTTGTGTCTTGGTGCAGCGGCCCAGTGTCGTGCTGAACACCGAAGGATACGCCGTCTTGAGACGACCAACGATTGAAGTGGAGGACGTTTCCCCGACCTGGCGGCAGAACACGTTCATCGGGACCGCATCCAGCTGGAACTTCTCGATCAGGTCCAGTCCCATGATGTGCAGGTCCTGGTTCACCACAAACACTACACCCATTTCCGACACACCGTTCACTGTGATCGAACAATCAAACTCGGACTCAAGTTTGAGAGGATCACCAGATGCAGATTTAGCGTTCACTTTTGGTGGTCTTGTGGGTGGTTTCCCGAGCCTCTTCCAGGTCTCGCTGGACACAACACTAATGTCCGACGCAGTGTCGAACTGCAACTTCACGGAAACGCCGTTTAATGTCACTGGCACAAATTTCCGTCTTTCTTTTATTGAGTTCACTTGCACTATTTTTGTTTCCACTGTGAcactgtttgtttttgtttttcttttccctTTCTTCGCTGTGCGGCAGTAGCCCTCCTTATGCCCGTAGCGGCTGCACTCCGAGCACTGATGGGACTTGAAATGGCAATCCCGATTGTAGTGCATTGCACCACAGTTCCAACACGGGCCAGGCGGAACTTTTTCACCCTCGCCGTGCGGGGTCTTCCTGCCTCCGGGATGCTGTTGACGTTGACGGAACTCGCGCGGCGCCTGCCTCTGGGCCCACTGCCGAGGTTCCTGGGACGGCTTGTGGAACTGCTGCTGCTTACGGATGACGTGAACCGAACTTCCGGGTTTCTCGATCATGGCAGTGTCGTGACGAAGCGTCAAAAGGCGTTGGCACTCCGACGACAGCTGCTCGAGCGTAACATCCGTCTTCTCCTCGATGCGAGTTAGCAGCCTTGTCCGTATTTCTCCGTCCGCTTCGTCCTTAAGACCGCACACGAACATCAAACACTTAAACTCCTCCTCCGACATCTTGCCCAGCTCGAACTCCACACAGTTCTTGTTGATTCGGCAGGCGTACGCTACGTAATCCTCGGTCGCTCCCTTGGCAAGTTGCAGACAGCGGAACCGTTTGCTGATAGTGGATTCCGTGGTGCCAAACAACTTCCCGAGCTTCTCGACGGTTTGCTCGAAGGAGTAGAAACTGGCGGCTTGCGGCAGAATGAAGCTCAAATAGCGTTCGTGCTCCACAGTGCCGAGTTTCCGCATCAGCAAGCGTACTTTTGCCGGATCATCCAGTCTTGCAGCATCCTTATCAAACAGGTCTTTGTAGCGTGAGAACCAAGCGTTGAAGGTTATGTTGTTCTCGCTGTCGTACCGGAACTCTTTGACGTTTCCCGCTAGCGAGTCAAGGACTGCTTCGGGGTTCGGCGGTACGTGCACCTGGATGTTGCGGAGGATGTTGCCTTGCTGCTGCATGAAATTCCTTTGCTGCTCCTGGACCAGATGGTTGTTCTGGAGGAGCTGGTTGGTGATGGCTTGTTGCTGTTGAAGCTGGTGCAAAATCTGCGCGATGACGACGTCCGTCGGcagcggctgctgctgctgctgttgctgctgtaacagctgctgctgttgcacGTTCGGAGGGACCGGCGCAGGCTGATTGTCGTCGACCCCGGACATGTCGTCGTCGAGCATTGACCGCTTCCGCTTTTTCCGCGTGGGTGACGCGATGTTCCCGGTTAAATTCCGACGAAATCCGGACAACTTCGCGCACACGAACTATCGTCGCCACTTTTACGACAAGTTCTCGAGGTGGCCGTGACCATTAGGTCAAATAATAAGACTCGCCGTAACAAATTAAAACTTAGACTTTTTATTACACACGACTAACCGCAATGGCGGTCTAGCTAAGATTGACGCACAAAAGACGAACACGTTAAAATATCACTCCTAGCTTCCGGCGTCGTTCATCTGTCATCTCTCGGATGAGAGCGAAGAGCCCAGCGGCGAAGTTCTGGTAGCGCTGCAGTGCGCCCAGAAACTCAGGTCCGGTTCGTCACAACAGTCTCTCTTAAGccctaaaagggacccaaaaaatgtgttgctgaaaaaatcaattttcgattccaccctaCTGGATCATCTTTCGCGATCTGCGCCTTTTTTAAATTAGCATATCAGTATGTTGAAATGATACACACGATAGTTTTGAAACTAATCAAAGTTTAGGAATATTTGGAagttcatacaaaaaagaatTCCGATGtgcttaaaaacaaaacaaaaattttaattcagtttacgactttaaatttagtaaagcacaatccaatttaaaaatttaaaccaatcaATCTCAGCAAGGGTATTaatcattgaaaatattttattattcttCTATACATTTAcgcaaagtcattcaaattaaaaaatcgagtacttcaagttatagtttaatgtctcCTGAACAAGTAACTGTAAAAATGTTGCCCATAATATTtttgtggcttaaaacatcaGAATGATTTAATTTGTTTGTCGTCAGTACTTTTTGGGGCTGAACTGTACGCGAAAAAAGTTTGCCACGTGCTtcgctgcccataattgaaaattcggctattatgccaaatcaagtattccgagaaaaacgcgttttagtgtttgtcacaaaatctccgtcaaggcaatttcccataagagtggcatattagccgtttggtttttcgcatcggcagccaagtctaaacactatttcagtgaaattcaagttccaggagatgcgttggaacatcctctacagcctggtgctaatatctcgtttttgccaaaagtggatattagccgttttttcaatggtgggcagttcggaatttcaaccaatcagaaaatGGTTCGAAAAAAGGTACACTGAAGGTCGGATCCTAAGAGCAGTATGCCCAAAATAGGGGCAGGAAATGTTTTAGTTTATCGGATGATTACAGcgatatgagttttttttatcagaaaaatTGTGAAAGCCTTAGCATTAACAAACCTACTAtagatgtaaaattatgtgTACTCAAATGTAGGCCCACAATAGGGACAGCttctaaaaaatcttagtgTATTTAATACAATAATTAGATTGTATTAGATTACAGatacattttgaatgatttttgacaaaaaacacacaacatAATTTGGGTTTCCccacaatttccatacaaaacaaatcttttttgtatggagcgtggaaaaTGCAAAAACATAGGTATTAGCTTATTAAAAAGTTACAacgcacaatttttttctgggctgAGCCTCAATATTATTTTACTTTTAGAAACTTTTCATCTCGAGTTTCGAACTTATGACATTTGAGTTATGAATCTACATAATTGACGAACATCTGATTCAGGCATAtcataatttatgtaaaatttagtgaaatttgaggAATAATTGTTGTAAAACCGTGTGTAAAACCCTTTTGCAATGATTTAACAAAACTGttaaaaactgcaattttttgttctctaatatttaaatgtcaaaaatgaaaaaatacataggattatctaaaaaaaattcagctaATCAAAGTATTCTCAGTCTTATAGATTGTAATAACGTAATTCAATTTATtgcatactatttttttcacagttggcccgcaagctcatgttagcttcaaatttggcccgccattcaaaaactttgagcacccctggtatAGATTAACCGATTGATTCCCGAAAGTTGGTGAAACATTTCAcacttttcaagattttcacctaaactcccaagcttgaGAAAAAGGAAAAGAATATGTATAGAAATTTCGCCTTTTTCTCGTGCTTGGGATTTTAGGTGTTTAATCATAATGCTTTGATCTATTCGACAAAGTTGAAGAGAATTACATTTCCTATGAGAATCTCACTTGTGAGACAATTCCTATGCAATCGGCGCCACTTGCTGATAAAAgcgtttaaaatttagtttctccaaaaaaaaaatcgattaacGCATACAAGCTTAACACTCGAGTATCAAAGGGTAAATGTTCcacaattttgttcatttttggcaCAGAGGCTTAAAAAAgcccaaaaaacaaaactgatCTTGTGaagcaaagttttgaaaaaacgtCCCATATTCTTTGCACTCGAACGGGGCAGTCTATATTTCAATGCGGATCCAATAGGTATAATGTTTTAGATAAGACTACAGACATCACAGTGACACTTGTATTTTGATAAATCATATCATCATTACGCAGCACAACTGGCAAATTTTAGGCACCATGAAATTCCAGCATGAACCTTATCAATCAGCTGAACATTGACCCAGTCCCATGAAAGATAAACCTTAGTCACTTACTTCGATCCGGGGACGAGTTCCTCCTCGTACCAGTTCATCGTGTGCCGGATGGTCTGCACGTAGCGTCGGTACGCCTTCAAAGGCGTGGACGACCGGCCGGTGAAGATCAACACTTCCAAGCTGGTCGGAATGGCCAACACGGCGATCAGCCCGCACAGTCCGGCCGTCAGCATGCAAGCCCGGTTCGTGGTGTAAAACTGTTGTCCACTAAAGTAAAGCGAAGGAGAACCGGTTTTGGCTGATTGTTGCTCATGTTAGGTGCTCTTTGCTGTTACCGCTTAAATTTCTCCTCGTCAAACCACGGCGGGTAGTGCATCTCGTACGTGTCCACATCTGCGTCCACCGGAATTGTCCCGGCATCGTTcagcagatcttcaatgtatcgcTGATTTGGGTCTGTAATGGTAGATTTGAAGATCATCAGTTTTGAGTTCATGATTTGTATGAGCTATCACTCACTTTCAGATTTGCTGGTTCCTGAACGCATAACTGATTTAACTCTTTTTGAATAAACTGAAAAGCTTTGGTGCGATCAATGATCATGCCTCAATGGTTGCACGTGATACACTGAGCATAATAGCAGAAAAAGATGTGGAAATGGTCGAAAAATATTACATAGATCAGCTGAAGAAATGCCGTTTAAAGTAAGTCTGTCTCATATGCAAAACCGTAAAAtgaacattgatttttattaaatatttaggCAGGACCAATGCTTGAAAAGCGATCCCTCCTCgaatgggactgctcgatatttgaTAGAATTTCCTGTCAGCGATTGATTCCGAAAACgaaatttgatcgctgacacacagcacctatcatgatcgtcattgcttggtgacgcccgaacgagacaatgtgctctttctctttctctcgtttttcgtCTCTCTCTTTGCTGCTTGGTGACACAAGTCATTTGAATGCGATCATTGGAGAGATGCTCGGAAtgtcggtagaatgtcaaacgagtGTATTTCTAGAGGGAAGTCAATGTATGTGAACGAACGAAAGTGTCAAAATCAGGTTTTCGTGGTGAaaacgattggagtgttctgtcacctatcacaaacaaagtcgaaatttcgtaaGCACTGGGCAGGCCAGAATGTTTAATCCAGGGGTGCTCAATGTTTTTGGATGCTGGGCCAAATTTGAacctcaaatgagcttgcgggccaaatttaccaaatttaaattatttttaataaacccaaacatgctcaaatgattctcaatgcaaaggaatgcatattaAAGTAATttgagctgattgcacttaaatttcgttttatttttaagttttaaagtttattgaaaatatattttagctCTTTTTGCTCCGTGTTTGTTCGagcaaattttttaataatggtggaggggtgggttgatcgacgaaagctttgtaaaatatttgcaacaaacttgatcctccgatttttacaatttgtctgccttttttttgtttagattgTTTATCGATGGAAAGTGATATTTTCATACACAAAATCCCGTATCGTACTTATCCTATAATACCTTTCACAATTTATTGCAGCAATAATGGTACTTATCAAAAGCGATAATGTTGGTTGGTTTTACACAACATCCTTACATGATGTGATGATGTTTCTCTAGCCTTGTAATaaatatattctttttttttttgcatgacatGCATTTACGAGTATGTATGTTTTTGGTATCTAAAATGACTACGGCGTGGGTGCTGCTTGGATTTTCTTGCAATCAATTCACCGCAGTTTTCTGGAATGTTGATGAATGGACGATACTCTCGACTCGGTATATTTTGTCACAAAAAGCGAGTTGTATGTACTGATTAGGAGACATTAATTCATAGTGGTTTTCATTCTGCAATTCTTTACTGTTAGTCTGCTTACTGATTAATAATGGTAAATAAGATTTGTTTTGATGAGTGTTTTAAATGGTTCAATATTGGTTTAGTCTAGCGTAGTAAATTCCTTAGCTGATGTAGAATTAATTTATGTCAAATGATTTGATTAGTGGTTTAGTTGAAATGCTGTGTGTTGCTTTGAATGGGTTTAAGTTTAGTttggtttgttgattttttgttggcGGCTTAAACGACACCGTACGGTATCTCCTTTGGCGACTTTCCGTTGCTAACCAGCCAGATGGATCCGGTTGGGGCGCTTCGAAGTAGTGGGATCAATTCCCGGGCTACGTGTTCCAACCTAAAATTaagtaaacatcaaaataacagTGTaatatctttaaatctttaaatcttaaaatcttaaaatcttaaaatcttaaaatcttaaaatctttaaatctttaaatctttaaatctttaaatctttaaatctttaaatctttaaatctttaaatctttaaatctttaaatctttaaatctttaaatctttaaatctttaaatctttaaatctttaaatctttaaatctttaaatctttaaatctttaaatctttaaatctttaaatctttaaatctttaaatctttaaatctttaaatctttaaatctttaaatctttaaccCAGTATAGAATATCCACATTAAAAATTCTTTCAgcaagaaaatcaaaaactcaCTTCTGCGGCTGAAACCCGGACATGTCCAACTTCCAGGCCTTCTCGTGGGCGGGCGAGCTGAACCGCTTGTTGTGCGTGAACGAGTTCTCGATCGGGCCCGGACAGTACGCGATTGTTCGGATGTTGGTGGTGTTGAAGTGGTACGGGTCTCCGCAGGACTTTGTCAACCCCAGGATGGCATGCTTGGTAGCGGTGTAGATCGGGGTGGACAGCTGGGGCTTTACACTGACGGCGGACCCAATGTTGACCACCACGCCACCCTTGCCTCCCTTGTCCTTGGAGAGGAACTGCTGGGCCAGGAGCGTTCCCCGGATGGCCCCATTCAGGTTGACGTCCACTTCGAGCTCCCAGAATTTGTCGTTCATAATTTCCGCGTTGTTGATCACGATGTCAATGTCGTTGAAGATTGTTTTCGTGTACTGGAAAGCCTCTGCCGGGAAAAGGGAGAGTCAACGTTAAacaggatgttctaggtcagTCACCGTCGggttcaactttttttccaatatGGCCACAGTCTAGGACTTTTTCATTGCTTACCTTCAAACTGAATGTAGTCGGTCACATCGCAGTGGCAGAACAGGACGCGGTTGGCCCCAAATTCGTGCTCTAACTCTTTGGCCGTCAATTCTCCAGCATCCGAGTCCAGGTCACAGATTGACACCTGAGAGCAAATCCCCAAAGATTTTAAGACATTGACAAATTCATCCTTTTCCCCCAGAATTCCATACCTTGGCACCATGTTTCAACAGCTCTTCGCAAAAGGCCCGACCTAGGCCGGTGGCCGCACCGGTTACCAGCGCTACCTTGCTCTTTAAATCCATAATTTTGCACACACGGTGTAGCTTGTAACTTAAAACAAGCTAAAACCTCTCACTTTTCACACGCTGACCTTCGAATCCTCAAAAGTGAATGAACCTGAGCGTGATTGAAGTTGCACCGCTGCCACCCCCCTAATCGATAATGTTAATCCTTAATGAATCACAATCCTTTCGTTTTCTGCTCAAGTTTAAAACACCTAATAAATAAAACAGTCTTCGCTTAATTCACAGAACTACCACAAAAACACACCCCGCAGAAAAACTGGACCTTtattccgggaaatttgtacTATGAAAACGCATGAAAATACGCCCATGCAAAGACACCAACACCCTTCCGCGTGAGGAGGTCCTTTTTGGCAGACTGGCTGTGTGTATAGCGACGACTGTGTGTAATGTCTGGGACTGTCACAATTTGCAAGGAGCGCGCTCTCTCCCAGCCCCCCCACAAACCCCCGCTAAATGTACAAGGAAAAGGAAAAAGTGCGCGCAGACAG harbors:
- the LOC128092910 gene encoding uncharacterized protein K02A2.6-like, with translation MLDDDMSGVDDNQPAPVPPNVQQQQLLQQQQQQQQPLPTDVVIAQILHQLQQQQAITNQLLQNNHLVQEQQRNFMQQQGNILRNIQVHVPPNPEAVLDSLAGNVKEFRYDSENNITFNAWFSRYKDLFDKDAARLDDPAKVRLLMRKLGTVEHERYLSFILPQAASFYSFEQTVEKLGKLFGTTESTISKRFRCLQLAKGATEDYVAYACRINKNCVEFELGKMSEEEFKCLMFVCGLKDEADGEIRTRLLTRIEEKTDVTLEQLSSECQRLLTLRHDTAMIEKPGSSVHVIRKQQQFHKPSQEPRQWAQRQAPREFRQRQQHPGGRKTPHGEGEKVPPGPCWNCGAMHYNRDCHFKSHQCSECSRYGHKEGYCRTAKKGKRKTKTNSVTVETKIVQVNSIKERRKFVPVTLNGVSVKLQFDTASDISVVSSETWKRLGKPPTRPPKVNAKSASGDPLKLESEFDCSITVNGVSEMGVVFVVNQDLHIMGLDLIEKFQLDAVPMNVFCRQVGETSSTSIVGRLKTAYPSVFSTTLGRCTKTQVKLELKPDQKPVFRPKRPVAYAMYSAVDEELDRLERLNIISPVDYSEWAAPIVVVRKANGTIRICGDYSTGLNAALQPNQYPLPLPQDIFMKLSSCKFFSIIDMSDSYLQVEVDDVSSLLLSINTHRGIYKVNRLAPGVKPAPGAFQQIVETMLAGLKQTCGYIDDIVVGGATEEEHWHNLNALFQRLEDFGFTVRLEKCSFGRKQIKYLGHLLDQHGTRPDPAKIESIKMMPAPTDVSGVRSFLGAINYYGKFVPNMRALRYPLDELLKAGAKFDWTPDCERAFNKFKEILSSDLLLTHYNPALEIIVSADASSIGLGATISHRFPDGSVKVVQHASRALAPAERNYSQIDREGLAIIFAITKFHRMVFGRHFRLQTDHAPLLRIFGSPKGIPVYTANRLQRWALMLLMYDFTIEYVATDKFGHADILSRLINRHVKPDEDYVIAAVTLEDDVRSAAFESFDVLPLSFKTVRDSTHTDPVLNKVYRYVQEGWPKALPASADRELKRFHNQSDSLTTLQGCILFCDRLVVPSHLRKRCLDQLHQGHPGIGRMKAVARSYVYWPSLDVEIADYVRTCPHCAAASKAPAHAPPIPWPKSARPWQRVHVDYAGPIDGEYFLLVIDSYTKWPEIVQTRRITSIATIAILRSLFARLGMPEKLVSDNGTQFTSAEFAQFCAENGIDHVTTAPFHPQSNGQAERFVDTFKRAVKKIREGRGKMDAALDTFLLTYRSTPNQSAPDGLSPSEVMFGRRVRTCLELLRPPPSKPPEPVQLPEVKTRSLNRGDAVFVKVYAKNTWSWLPGVVIEKVGRVMYNVLGDGDRLVRSHINQIKNRATSSPGQAPGTSQPAKQKQLPMDVLLDAWDLVTTANASPPPTASPNQTTLSEDFHGFDFPSLSPSLPEVRSSPDLSPASTSSSSSSTSTSSSSFESAVASTPTAQPPVQQPRRSSRVRKPPVRFNPYLRY
- the LOC120426949 gene encoding 15-hydroxyprostaglandin dehydrogenase [NAD(+)]-like, translating into MDLKSKVALVTGAATGLGRAFCEELLKHGAKVSICDLDSDAGELTAKELEHEFGANRVLFCHCDVTDYIQFEEAFQYTKTIFNDIDIVINNAEIMNDKFWELEVDVNLNGAIRGTLLAQQFLSKDKGGKGGVVVNIGSAVSVKPQLSTPIYTATKHAILGLTKSCGDPYHFNTTNIRTIAYCPGPIENSFTHNKRFSSPAHEKAWKLDMSGFQPQKLEHVARELIPLLRSAPTGSIWLVSNGKSPKEIPYGVV